The Parcubacteria group bacterium genome has a window encoding:
- a CDS encoding DNA translocase FtsK 4TM domain-containing protein, protein MGRKKKEVIEEEKRESKIKIKGDAKRSIAAIFLFALSILFVLGFFGEAGVLGAWLDKIIGTMFGWGKWLSPVIMVASGVILLFRKETSFYVSKLLGLGVVFFSVLGFFHIYFGLEKLLEIAKGGEGGGYAGYAISFLLLKFTGTIAGSVILSALFLAGIIVTFDFSIVSFVQKMLGMKKESATDEAMAEKEKTGENEIIKSNEKPSSEGLIKGPEFVKGPEEEPASAKAMADKKEPKLSFSTKGLSWEKGERKDSFVKNDNGRKKNSGWQFPPLDLLEESTGEAKGGDVKKNAEIIQKTLGHFGIEVELADIMTGPTITQYSFRPAVGIKLSKITGLSSDLALALAAHPIRIEAPIPGKSLVGIEVPNKSMATVRLRDFLQSELYKKRESNLSLSLGKNVSGSYIFGDLDKMPHLMIAGSTGSGKSVCVNSILLSMLYQNSPEDLRFIMVDPKRVELSLYNGIPHLLSDVIVENSKVVSALKWAVGEMERRYMLLQETGSRDIASYNKKIGTGEKRKIVNQETGEITEEDMEKLPYIVIIIDELADLMGSHGKEVEGVIIRIAQMARAVGIHLIISTQRPSVEVLTGLIKANIGTRIAFKVATQIDSRTILDTGGAEKLLGNGDLLYLEAGPNGIRRLQGVFVSESEVKRVVKFIKNQKIERGEESIGEDIANGGETKNNQDKINFSEFSQGNGDMEDSLFEEAKRVVSEAGKASASLLQRRLRVGYSRAARLLDLLEEQGIVGPPDGAKPREVYIASEGHPTYEDPSHDQEARDKWQL, encoded by the coding sequence ATGGGACGCAAGAAAAAAGAAGTTATTGAAGAAGAAAAAAGAGAAAGCAAAATAAAAATAAAAGGCGATGCGAAACGAAGTATTGCGGCTATTTTTTTGTTTGCCCTTTCCATTCTTTTTGTCCTTGGTTTTTTCGGAGAAGCGGGAGTGCTTGGTGCTTGGCTGGATAAAATTATTGGAACAATGTTTGGCTGGGGAAAGTGGCTTTCACCAGTAATTATGGTAGCTTCCGGAGTGATTTTGCTTTTTAGAAAAGAAACTTCATTTTATGTTTCTAAGCTTCTTGGGTTAGGGGTTGTTTTCTTCAGTGTTCTGGGATTTTTTCATATTTATTTCGGATTGGAAAAACTTTTAGAAATAGCTAAAGGAGGAGAGGGTGGGGGATATGCCGGCTATGCAATTTCCTTTTTGCTTCTAAAATTTACGGGAACCATAGCGGGATCGGTTATTTTAAGCGCTTTATTTTTGGCTGGAATTATAGTAACATTCGATTTTTCTATTGTTAGTTTTGTCCAAAAAATGCTGGGGATGAAAAAGGAATCTGCTACTGATGAGGCTATGGCGGAAAAAGAAAAGACTGGTGAAAACGAGATTATTAAGTCGAATGAAAAGCCAAGCAGCGAAGGATTAATAAAAGGTCCGGAGTTTGTGAAGGGACCAGAAGAAGAACCCGCCTCCGCTAAAGCTATGGCGGACAAGAAAGAGCCAAAACTAAGCTTTTCGACGAAGGGACTTTCTTGGGAAAAGGGAGAGCGGAAAGATTCTTTCGTAAAAAATGACAACGGAAGAAAGAAAAACAGCGGATGGCAATTTCCTCCCCTCGATCTTCTGGAGGAATCAACCGGAGAAGCCAAAGGGGGAGACGTGAAAAAGAACGCGGAAATCATTCAAAAAACATTAGGGCATTTTGGGATCGAAGTAGAATTGGCTGATATTATGACCGGTCCGACAATTACCCAGTACAGTTTTCGTCCAGCGGTAGGAATAAAACTTAGCAAAATTACGGGTCTTAGCAGTGATTTGGCTTTGGCGTTGGCTGCTCATCCGATTAGAATTGAGGCTCCAATTCCAGGAAAGTCTTTGGTTGGAATTGAGGTTCCAAACAAATCAATGGCAACTGTGCGTCTTAGGGATTTTCTGCAGAGCGAATTATACAAAAAACGGGAATCAAACCTTTCCCTTTCTCTCGGAAAAAATGTCAGTGGCAGTTATATTTTCGGAGATTTGGATAAGATGCCCCATCTTATGATTGCCGGATCCACCGGGTCGGGAAAAAGCGTCTGCGTAAATTCAATTTTACTCTCAATGCTTTATCAAAATTCTCCAGAAGATTTACGCTTTATTATGGTTGATCCGAAAAGGGTGGAACTTTCATTATATAATGGAATTCCTCACTTGCTTTCCGATGTGATAGTGGAAAATTCGAAAGTAGTCAGTGCGCTTAAATGGGCAGTGGGAGAAATGGAAAGAAGATATATGCTTCTTCAAGAAACCGGATCGCGCGACATTGCTTCATATAACAAGAAAATAGGAACTGGAGAAAAAAGGAAAATAGTCAACCAGGAAACAGGAGAAATTACTGAAGAGGATATGGAAAAACTGCCATACATTGTTATAATAATTGACGAACTGGCCGATCTTATGGGATCGCACGGGAAAGAAGTCGAGGGAGTGATTATTAGAATTGCTCAAATGGCTAGAGCTGTTGGAATCCACTTGATTATTTCTACGCAGCGTCCAAGCGTTGAAGTTCTGACCGGACTAATTAAAGCCAATATCGGAACCAGGATTGCATTCAAAGTGGCGACACAGATAGATTCACGAACTATTTTGGATACCGGAGGAGCGGAGAAGCTTTTGGGAAATGGCGATCTTTTATATTTGGAAGCCGGACCAAATGGAATCAGGCGTCTTCAAGGAGTTTTTGTTTCTGAGTCGGAAGTAAAAAGAGTAGTAAAATTTATCAAGAATCAAAAAATAGAAAGAGGAGAGGAATCAATCGGGGAAGATATAGCTAATGGAGGAGAAACGAAAAATAATCAGGATAAAATTAATTTTTCCGAATTCAGCCAGGGAAACGGAGATATGGAAGACAGCTTGTTTGAAGAAGCCAAGAGAGTGGTTTCGGAAGCAGGAAAAGCTTCAGCTTCGCTTCTCCAAAGAAGGCTTCGAGTCGGATATTCCAGGGCGGCTAGGCTTCTTGATCTCTTGGAAGAACAAGGAATAGTCGGACCACCGGATGGAGCTAAGCCTCGAGAGGTTTATATCGCATCCGAAGGCCATCCAACCTATGAAGACCCGAGTCATGATCAAGAAGCCAGGGATAAATGGCAATTATAG
- a CDS encoding helix-turn-helix domain-containing protein, with amino-acid sequence MVKNGFVKKNVGTLTLGERLSKIRSEKRITLSEVSKSTRIQMKYLEYLESGRYEKLPVDVYVKGFLRSYAQYLGADENYFIKLYEREREIHNNIKKEESEKKIFKPIKFSGFSVTPKIIIAVLIVFFIGLGFFYLYRELSIFISKPRLVIIEPLDNFSIENKMIKIEGITEKDSKLLINGQSIIVDENGKFSEVLVLQPGLNKISVKSINRFDKESEKIITGEAKFENITEEGGENSPDPQNQDDQPSNEENKEIKIKADVYGSTKPASIIIKADDVEIFNGKISPGEVKNFEAQNKISVSADKGKYVGVKINGKDLGTLSKDTKPVDNRIFTSPK; translated from the coding sequence ATGGTTAAAAACGGATTTGTCAAAAAGAACGTAGGAACTCTTACCTTGGGTGAGCGTCTTAGTAAAATAAGAAGTGAAAAGAGGATCACTCTCAGCGAGGTTTCCAAAAGCACTAGAATTCAGATGAAATATCTGGAATACCTGGAAAGCGGACGCTACGAAAAGCTTCCGGTTGACGTTTATGTCAAAGGATTTCTTCGAAGTTACGCTCAATATTTGGGAGCGGATGAAAACTATTTTATCAAATTGTATGAACGGGAAAGAGAAATTCATAATAATATCAAAAAAGAAGAATCTGAGAAAAAGATTTTCAAACCAATAAAATTTTCCGGTTTTTCCGTTACTCCGAAAATTATTATTGCAGTTTTAATAGTTTTCTTTATCGGACTTGGTTTTTTTTATCTTTACAGGGAGCTCAGTATTTTTATTTCCAAACCAAGGCTCGTAATAATTGAACCGCTGGATAATTTTTCTATTGAAAATAAAATGATTAAAATCGAGGGAATAACAGAAAAAGACTCCAAGCTTCTTATTAATGGCCAGTCGATAATAGTCGATGAAAACGGGAAATTTTCCGAAGTTTTGGTACTTCAACCAGGATTGAATAAGATTTCAGTTAAATCTATAAACAGATTCGATAAAGAATCGGAAAAAATAATTACCGGAGAAGCCAAATTTGAAAATATTACTGAAGAAGGAGGAGAAAATTCTCCTGATCCGCAGAATCAGGATGATCAGCCAAGCAATGAAGAAAATAAAGAAATTAAAATAAAAGCTGATGTTTATGGCAGCACAAAGCCGGCTTCAATAATAATTAAGGCTGATGATGTCGAAATTTTCAATGGCAAAATTTCTCCGGGAGAAGTTAAAAATTTTGAAGCACAAAATAAAATATCAGTTTCGGCGGACAAAGGTAAATATGTCGGAGTGAAAATAAACGGAAAAGATCTGGGAACTTTAAGCAAGGATACGAAACCTGTTGATAATAGGATTTTCACTTCTCCAAAATAA
- the recA gene encoding recombinase RecA: MAKNTEPKINEKNKSDVDKVVEEIKDKFGEGMLMKLGEVKRVDVESISTGSISLDIALGIGGVPRGRVVEIYGPESSGKTTLTLHIISNAQKMGGTAAFIDAEHALDPEYAKKIGVKIDDLLISQPDNGEQALDIVETLVRSNAVDIIVVDSVAALTPKAEIEGDMGDHHVGRQARLMSQALRKLTAIMARSNTIVIFINQIRMKIGVMFGNPETTTGGQALKFYSSVRIDVRRIAQIKKGDEVVGNRTKAKVVKNKVAPPFKIAEFDIMYNEGISMSGDLIDTGVKLEVVKKSGNTYAFSEVKLGVGREAAKKFLQETPKVAAEIAKAIKGKLKE, encoded by the coding sequence ATGGCAAAAAATACAGAACCAAAAATAAATGAAAAAAATAAAAGCGATGTTGACAAAGTGGTAGAAGAGATTAAGGATAAGTTTGGAGAAGGAATGCTAATGAAGTTAGGAGAAGTGAAAAGAGTTGATGTTGAGTCGATTTCTACCGGTTCTATCTCCCTTGACATTGCTCTTGGAATTGGCGGAGTACCGAGAGGAAGAGTTGTAGAAATTTATGGACCGGAATCTTCAGGGAAAACAACGCTTACTTTACATATTATTTCCAATGCGCAAAAAATGGGAGGCACGGCGGCTTTTATTGATGCGGAACATGCGCTTGATCCCGAATATGCTAAAAAAATAGGAGTCAAAATTGATGACTTGTTGATATCTCAGCCTGACAACGGGGAACAAGCGCTGGATATTGTTGAAACATTGGTTCGTTCAAATGCGGTGGATATTATTGTTGTTGATTCGGTAGCGGCGCTTACGCCGAAAGCGGAAATCGAAGGGGATATGGGAGATCACCACGTAGGAAGACAGGCGAGACTAATGTCTCAAGCACTTCGAAAGCTCACGGCTATTATGGCTCGCTCTAACACAATTGTGATTTTTATCAATCAAATTAGAATGAAAATCGGAGTGATGTTCGGAAATCCGGAAACGACAACCGGAGGACAAGCGCTAAAATTCTATTCCTCAGTTCGAATCGACGTTCGAAGAATTGCGCAAATTAAGAAAGGCGATGAAGTGGTGGGAAATAGGACCAAAGCCAAGGTGGTGAAAAATAAAGTAGCGCCTCCTTTCAAAATCGCAGAATTTGATATTATGTACAATGAAGGAATTTCAATGTCGGGAGATTTGATCGATACGGGAGTTAAATTAGAAGTAGTGAAGAAATCCGGAAATACCTATGCTTTTAGTGAAGTGAAATTGGGAGTCGGACGGGAAGCAGCTAAGAAATTTTTGCAAGAAACTCCCAAGGTGGCGGCAGAAATAGCCAAAGCGATAAAAGGGAAATTAAAAGAGTAA